The following proteins are encoded in a genomic region of Tissierellales bacterium:
- a CDS encoding isochorismatase family protein, with protein sequence MRKCLLIIDVQEAMFLNEEDRLADEKNVIENIKKMIKTARKKGIPIVYVKHTENEGLYKKGENSWQIYNEVAPLENDKIVEKSSWDSFLNTKLKETLDKIDVNELIIAGMQTEFCLDTSIRSGYEKGYKLTVAKDAHSTFDSEVLDGKSIINHHNNIWGGRFAELKLTKDIIGDLERASDIENSNIECDEICYELGKHELLDRVEPLWNELNSHHEKNSKYFKEKFKSFEFNSRKKSFEKKKLWVKIVVDKYKKQDIGYLIASVDDDSIGEIESLYLKSELRGKRIGEKLMKEGLDWVRIHNPKKIVVGVSYGNERTFKFYSKFGFYPRVILLSEK encoded by the coding sequence TTGAGAAAGTGTTTATTGATAATTGATGTACAGGAAGCTATGTTTTTGAATGAAGAGGATAGACTAGCTGATGAAAAAAATGTAATTGAAAATATAAAAAAAATGATAAAAACAGCTAGAAAAAAAGGCATACCAATAGTATATGTAAAGCATACAGAGAATGAAGGTCTTTACAAAAAAGGTGAAAATTCTTGGCAAATATATAATGAAGTAGCTCCATTAGAGAACGATAAAATTGTGGAAAAATCTTCATGGGATTCATTTCTGAATACAAAATTGAAAGAAACATTAGATAAAATTGATGTAAATGAGCTTATTATCGCAGGTATGCAGACAGAGTTTTGTTTAGATACGAGTATTAGAAGCGGTTATGAAAAAGGGTACAAATTGACAGTTGCCAAAGATGCCCATTCGACATTTGACAGTGAAGTACTTGATGGAAAATCTATAATAAATCATCATAATAATATTTGGGGCGGTAGATTTGCAGAGCTAAAATTGACAAAAGACATAATCGGTGATTTAGAGAGAGCTTCTGATATAGAAAATTCAAATATTGAGTGTGACGAGATTTGTTATGAGCTAGGCAAACATGAACTGCTTGATAGAGTCGAACCGCTTTGGAATGAACTGAATTCTCATCATGAAAAAAATTCAAAATATTTTAAGGAAAAATTCAAGTCTTTTGAATTCAATTCAAGGAAAAAATCGTTTGAGAAGAAAAAACTTTGGGTGAAAATTGTAGTTGATAAATATAAAAAACAAGATATAGGTTATTTGATAGCTAGTGTAGATGATGATAGTATAGGAGAAATAGAATCTCTTTATTTGAAATCAGAACTAAGAGGCAAGCGTATAGGTGAAAAACTTATGAAAGAAGGATTAGATTGGGTGAGGATACATAACCCAAAAAAGATAGTAGTTGGAGTATCATATGGAAATGAAAGAACATTCAAATTCTACTCAAAATTTGGTTTTTATCCAAGAGTAATTTTGTTGAGCGAAAAATAA